The Syngnathus scovelli strain Florida chromosome 11, RoL_Ssco_1.2, whole genome shotgun sequence region AGGTCCGAGTCTTGGCATTGTTGTTAAGTTGAATTGATTTTTACCACCCAGTGACCGTGTTTTGCAGCCTTCTCAACAACTACATGGTCATGAAGGTAGTAAGAAAGATGGTGTCCGTCTTGGACCAGAGGTTTCAGGATGCCGAGCAGCGCTTCCTAGAGGTCATGTACGGAACTAAAAAGGTGAATGAAAATCTGCTCTTTGTTCCTTCCTCAAGTCATTATAGCCCATTTCTGACATGGTTAAACTCTTAATTTGACTTTACACTGCTTATTTGTGGAATTACAGTGACAGAACAGACACAGCCCTAAAAAGTGACCATTGtggaaaatgtaaaaacaaaagctTTGCGGCAGTACTAGACAGGAAATAGCTTAGCCCTCAAGTGGATTGGTGGCTTTGGTAAAACGGAGGAGGGGAGAAAAAATGCAGTCGACCTTTTAGCATTTAGCATTGTGAAATCCTGTTTGTTTTGCTAGCGGGTCAAGCTGTAATAATAAAGAcaacgtgtgcatgtgtgtgtgtgcgtgtgtgtccgcATCTGTTACTTTTACGTGCCTTTGCTTTGTTTAATTATAAGTCAAAGAAAATGCTCAAATTGGGTCCACgccaatttttgttttgtttagttttgacCCTTCTCCCCCAATCATCTGACCTCCTGCTGTTCGTATTGCAGAGTTGCACTCCTCGTTGGAAGATGTGCGTCAGCGACACAGACAGCGGCCTTGGCTTCGCCCTGGGCGCCATGTTTGTCAAGGCCACCTTCGCAGAGGACAGCAAGGACATTGTGAGTGCGTGAGTGCTCGTCTAGCGTGAGATGCACCCTTCTCAGCGGCCCCTTCTTTCCGGTACCCAGGCTGAGGACATGGTCAGCGACATTAAAAGAGCATTTGaggacagcctggagtatgtgaGCTGGATGGATAGTGACACAAAAAAAGCAGCAAAAGAGAAGGTGAGAGGACGTAGAAGACGGACCTTAGGGAAGCAGAGCAAACACTTCACCCTGGTGTCTAAAAGTATTCACCGCTTTTTTTAGGCCGATGCAATTTACAACATGGTGGGCTATCCAGAGTTCATCATGAATGACACCAAGCTGGACAAAGTGTTCAATGATGTAGGTAAATGTGGTCGCATTTGAACCAACTTATTCCTCATCAAAAACAGCCAAACTCTTTCTTTTCAGTTCGAGGTCGTGTCGGATCTGTACTTCCAGAACGTCATGCAGTACTACAACTTCTCTGCCAGGGTGACAGCCGACCAGCTAAGAAAAGCGCCAAACAGAAACCAGTGAGTGTCTCTGGTTGTCCAAGGGGGGGCTTAGAATAGTGGAGTACTCAAACCACAAAGTGCTGAACGTAGAGATTGACCAGTAAGGCTACATGTGTTGCATGTGATAGGAACAGTGACCGCCACTTTTTACGTTTTCTGCAGGTGGAGCATGACCCCCCCAACTGTGAATGCCTATTACAACCCCACTAAGAATGAGATTGTTTTGCCAGCAGGAATTCTCCAGATGCCGTTCTACAGCCGCCATTGGTCCAAGTAAGCCTTGAATTTAAAGTCCCCCCCCATTTTTGCCAaaggagttttctttcttttgttaaTTTGATCTTATGCGGTTACAAACGGATGTTTGCGCCGATGTGAGGGTGGACACAGCAGCCTATGGGAGCAGCTCCTCTTATTCTGTGTTAATCATCTTCATACAACTTTTTCTTGTATGTTGCAGAGCTCTTAACTTTGGCGGAATCGGGGTTGTCATGGGTCATGAACTGACTCACGCTTTTGATGACCAAGGTTGGTAGTCTTTTGCCTCTAACAGGTCATGAAAAAGAATTAGTTGTAGCATACGCgtcttcattttgttttaaaaagggAGGGAATTTGACAAAGACGGCAACCTGCGCTCTTGGTGGAAGAACTCATCTGTGGAGGCCTTCAAGAAGCAGACACGGTGCATGGTGGAGCAGTATGGCAACTACAGCATCAACCAAGAGACCCTGAATGGTCGCCACACGCTGGGCGAGAACATCGCCGACAATGGCGGACTCAAGGCTGCCTATGAGGTTAAGATGCCGATTGAGCTCGCTCGCTTAAACACAACAAGTGCAGCTACTTCTTTGGACGACAATGCCCAGCTTGTGTAACGCAATAGATGCTCTGCCTCCTCTCCTGCAAGGCTTACGTGAATTGGATCAGAAGGAACGGTGAGGAAGCCACGCTGCCAGCTCTGGGAATGACAAACCACCAGCTGTTTTTTGTGGGATTTGCACAGGTTAGttattttaatatataaaaaaaatgacaatacacATATTGGTCATCTCCAAATTTGTATTGACCCATAGCTGAGATTTAGCAAATACATCAAATATATATAACCACATAAAATGTATGCTAATAGCATGTTGACACCAATTcaagtacttaaaaaaaaaaaaaaaatgaaatggaagACAAAAGGAAGCCAAAGACAGCAGAGAGACCGGAAGAGTCACAGATGTCAAGTAAGCCTTCCTTTTTGTCATCAGGTGTGGTGCGCCGTGAGGACGCCCGAGAGCTCGCACGAGGGCGTCATCACCGACCCGCACAGCCCGCCCAGATTCCGAGTCATCGGGACCGTCTCCAACTCACACGAGTTCTCCAAGCACTTTGGCTGCAAAGCAAACGCGCCTATGAACCCCAAACAAAAGTGCAAGCTCTGGTAATGCCTCAAAATGGACAGCAAAGGGCAGTATGAGCAAACTGACTGTGGAGGCTCACTGGCCCAAAGAACCACTAAGAAGCACTCCATGCCTTTGTTAGGACGAAACGTGCCAACTTTGTGTGCAGAATTGCTCGAGAAaatctttacttttttttccaaaggagACACATTCTACCTTTTCCcaggtgtttaaaaaaaatgacatgcttttttgtaaaaaaatagcCCAAGGATCAAGCTATACATTTTCTTGTCTTGGTTAGAGGAATGTAAATTAATCACAGTTACAAATCAGACAGAGAGCAGATAGCGATATTTACTTGAGTCTTTTAATTTCAAACTTGATGGGTTGTATTGGGCCCATTTATTTGTTTACGAGCTACTCAAAAGTCAATTTTCATGCAATACAGCGTTCCCTCACTTTTTGCTGGTGATCCATTCCAAGCGTGCTCGAACACACTTTCGGAGTGGTGTACAGACGTCAGAGTGAATTACTATGACTGGTCTTAGTAAGAAGCAAGATAACCTTCAAAATAGTGAGGCAAAACTGCCATAGAGTGAATCCCGAACTGCGAAGTTGCGAGGGAACACTGTATGCCCTTTTTAAGGACTGCTGAGCTATAAATTTTAGTGTTACAACTTTTGAGTTGCTTTTTATGTCACTATCCTGTGCCAAGAtttcccaaacttttgaacataGACATCTATAGACTTTTTTAATCTACTACATGTCATTTTGGACAAGAAATTCTCTGGTTAATGCTCAGTAACCTAAGTTTGGGGAACCCTTCTCTCACTttgacagtggtgccttgagatacaagtgacCCTAATTCAACGTTTTCCATAATAGCACAGTCTTGAATAACTTTTCAAAGCTTTGAACTTTTTAATTCCACTCTCAGTTGACAATTACTCTGTGTGCTGTCAGGTATTAGAAGCATCATGGGGGCAGATAGTAACAGTACTGGCTGGCATATATTCTACCCCCTACCAATTATTAAAGCATTTACACACTAATTCTTTACATTTTTAACACTTAAGTGCGAaagcccattcatttacaacagcCTGACCGCCAGAGAGCGACATTTCTCCGTTAGCGCTCCAGTGGGAGCTCATGTAAGTCAATCCGAACGCCTGGAACTCTGCTCGGGCGTCGTTCAGCGGCTGCCCTCGGCACTTACTACAGTGTCAAAGATTGCTATTGCTCCTTATTAaacacaaatgtatttttggGGAGGATGGCCTagattaa contains the following coding sequences:
- the ece1 gene encoding endothelin-converting enzyme 1 isoform X2, which gives rise to METLRDSLVHLTFQMSSYKRATLDEEDLVDSGGDDVYQSTSMQVSLRRGFSCWPERTPRERQLLFLVCALSAGLFVSLITTAVFYRQTRPSVCLTEPCISVASAVMSALDRSVDPCHDFYTFACGGWMKNNPLPEGKSRWGSFSALWERNIIVMKQLLENTTMKGLSRAEEKAQRYYQACMNETKIEQLGAKPLQRLITQLGGWALTGPWDKTNFQEVLRAVSANYRTSPFFTVFVSTDSKNSSTNIIQVDQSSLGLPSRDYYLNKTANEKYLVAYQSFLVELGVLLGGSEETSRLLMGEILDFETALANITVPLEARRDEELIYHKMEAKDLKSLAPAIDWIPYLNEVFAPVPINESEPVVVYAKEYLQNVSDLITNTNKSLLNNYMVMKVVRKMVSVLDQRFQDAEQRFLEVMYGTKKSCTPRWKMCVSDTDSGLGFALGAMFVKATFAEDSKDIAEDMVSDIKRAFEDSLEYVSWMDSDTKKAAKEKADAIYNMVGYPEFIMNDTKLDKVFNDFEVVSDLYFQNVMQYYNFSARVTADQLRKAPNRNQWSMTPPTVNAYYNPTKNEIVLPAGILQMPFYSRHWSKALNFGGIGVVMGHELTHAFDDQGREFDKDGNLRSWWKNSSVEAFKKQTRCMVEQYGNYSINQETLNGRHTLGENIADNGGLKAAYEAYVNWIRRNGEEATLPALGMTNHQLFFVGFAQVWCAVRTPESSHEGVITDPHSPPRFRVIGTVSNSHEFSKHFGCKANAPMNPKQKCKLW